In the genome of Lysobacter sp. BMK333-48F3, the window CGGCGAGTTCAACCTCGGCGAAGGCCTGTCGCTCAAGGCCCAGGCCTACTACCACGACGACCGCGGCCAGGGCCATTGGTGGTCGCCGGGCAATTACTCCTACCCGAACACGGCCAAGGCGATCCCGATCTCGATCCGCAGCACCAATTACGGGATCAACCGCTACGGCGCTATGAGCTCGCTGGTCTGGGAGGTCGGCAACCATCGCATCGAAGGCGGGGTGTGGTACGAGAGCAACCACCACGACGTCCAGCGCAACTTCTATTTCATCGACGGCCCGGTCAACGACGACCGCTTCCTCAACGACCCCGACCGCCGCCTGTTCTTCCAGAAGTACCGCATCCACACCCGCCAGGCCTATCTGCAGGACACCATCCGCCTGTTCGACGACCGCCTGACCCTGGACCTGGGCGCCAAGAGCACCCAGGTGACGATGCGCGCGCGCCAGGTCGACCCGCGTGCGATGGAAGTGCCGAACGCGACCGGCCAGCTGGAGACCAAGGATCGGTTCCTGCCTCAGTTCGGGGTCGGCTATCGCCTCGGCGACCACCAGGGCGAGCTGTTCGCCGCCTACACCGAGAACGTCGCCGCCTTCGTCGGCGGCGGCGCCGGCGGCCCGCTGGCGATCAACCAGGCCGCGTTCGACGCCCAGCGCAGCGACCTGAAGCCGGAGTCGTCCAAGACTTTCGAGGCCGGCTACCGTCGGGTCGGCGAGACCTACCAGGCCTCGCTGAGCGTGTACAAGGTGCGTTTCGACGACCGCCTGTTGTCGCTCAACCCCTGCTCCAGCATCGAGGCCGGCACCCGGCCGGAATGCATCACCAAGTTCTTCAACGTCGGCTCGGTCGACAGCGTCGGCAGCGAACTGGTGTTCATCTGGAAGCCGAGCGATCGCTTCGAGTGGTACAACGCCTTGTCGTGGAACAAGTCGACCTACCAGGACAATTACCTCGACGGCGGCAAGGTGGTGCAGACCCGCGACAAGCGCGTGGTCGACGTGCCGGACAAGATGCTGTCCAGCGAAATCACCTGGCGCCAGGGCCCGTGGCTGGCCAGCCTGAGCGGCAAGTACACCGGCAAGCGCTACTTCACCTACACCAACGACAACGGTTTCGGCGGCGCGACCACCTTCGACGCCAGCCTGCGCTACCGCTTCGATGCGATGGGCCCGCTGCGGCAGTGGTCGATCGCCCTGCACGGCAGCAACCTGACCGACAAGCGCACCGCCAGCAACCTGACCGCGTTCAGCGCTTCCGACCCGCAGGGCAAGACCTACGCCTTCCACGCCAACGCGCCGCGGCAGGTGTTTCTGACCTTGGATGCGCAGTTCTGAGGCGAAGCGGCTCGGAGGGGGCGACGACGTGTTGCTGCGCTGCGGAAAGCAAATCCCCCGCGCTTCGCTCGTCGTCCCGGCTTCGGGCCAGCGCCGGGCGCTAGCCCCCTTTTTCAAAGGGGGCCGGTGGTCGCACCCCGGATTACGCACGCTGTTCCCCCCTTTGAAAAAGGGGGGGCAGGGGGGATTTGCCTTTGCCTTCGCTTCACCGCCCCCCGGCCGCAATCGCCTAGACCATCGTCGTAACGCAAGCCGACTCCGCCTGGACTAGCCTGTCCAGCATCCGCTCCTACGCCCCGCGCGAGGTCGATGCATGCGCTACCAGGACTTCCATCGCCGCTCGATCGAGCAGCCCGAGGCCTTCTGGGCCGAGCAAGCGCAGGCGATCCACTGGCACAAGCCGCCGCAGACCATCCTCGAGTACGACCGGCCGCCGTTCCGGCGCTGGTTCGCCGGCGGCGAAACCAACCTGTGCTACAACGCCCTCGACCGCCATCTCGAGCAACGCGGCGACCAGCTCGCCTTGGTCGCGATCTCCAGCGAAACCGGGCAGACCCGCGAGCTGAGCTACCGCGAGCTGCACGCCGAGGTCAACGCCTTCGCCGCGGTGTTGCAGTCGCTCGACGTCGGCCGCGGCGACCGGGTGGTGATCTACATGCCGAACATGGCCGAGGCGGTGTTCGCCATGCTCGCCTGCGCGCGCATCGGCGCGGTGCACTCGGTGGTGTTCGGCGGCTTCGCCGCGCACAACCTGGCCCTGCGCATCGACGACGCCGCGCCCAAGCTGCTGATCTGCGCCGACGCCGGCATGCGCGGCGGCAAGGTCATCCCCTACAAACCGCTGGTCGATGCGGCCTGCGAGGAAGCGCAGCACCCGCCGCCGCACGTGCTGGTGGTGAGCCGCGGCCTGGACCCGGAACATCGCATCCTGGCCGGGCGCGACCTCGACTACGCGAGCCTGCGCGCGCGGCACGACGGCGCCCAGGTCGAGGTGCAATGGCTGGAATCCAACGAACCCAGCTACCTGCTCTACACCTCCGGCACCACCGGCAAGCCCAAGGGCGTGCAGCGCGACGTCGGCGGCTACGCGGTGGCGCTGGCGCTGTCGATGTGGTCGATCTACGACATCCGCGCCGGCCAGGTCATGTTCTCGACCTCCGACGTCGGCTGGGCGGTGGGCCATTCCTACAACGTCTACGGTCCGCTGATCGCCGGCGCGACCTCGGTGTTGTACGAAGGCCTGCCGACCCATCCCGACCCGGGCATCTGGTGGCGGATCTGCGAACGCTACGGCGTGCGCACCATGTTCTCCTCGCCGACCGGCATCCGCGTGCTCAAGAAGCAGGACCCGGCCTGGCTGAAAAAGCACGACCTGTCCGCGCTGCAATGGCTGTTCCTGGCCGGCGAACCGCTGGACGAGCCGACCGCGCACTGGATCACCGACGGCATCGGCAAGACCATCGTCGACAACTACTGGCAGACCGAAACCGGCTGGCCGGTGCTGTCGCTGATGCCGGGGCTGGACCTGCAGCCGGTCAAGTTCGGCTCGCCCGGCCTGCCGACGCCGGGCTATCACCTGCGGGTGATCGACGAGGCCACCGGCCGCGACGTCGGCCCGCACGAGAAAGGCGTGCTGGTGATCGTGCCGCCGTTGCCGCCGGGTTGCATGACCACGGTCTGGAACGACGACGCGCGTTTCCTGTCGAGCTACTTCGGCCACTTCAAGGAGCTGCTGTACAGCTCGCTGGACTGGGCGGTGCGCGACGAGGACGGCTACACCTTCATCCTCGGCCGCACCGACGACGTGATCAACGTCGCCGGCCACCGCCTGGGCACGCGCGAGATCGAGGAATCGGTGGCCAGCCACGCCAGCGTCGCCGAGGCGGCGGTGATCGGCGTGCACGACGAGCTCAAGGGCCAGGTGCCGGTGGTGTTCGCCACCCTCAAGGGCGGCAGCGGCGAGGATGCGGGCCTGGCCGCGGCCGGCATGCAGCGCTGCGTGGTCGAACAGCTCGGCGCTGTGGCGCGGCCGGCGCGGGTGTACGTGGTCGCGGCCCTGCCCAAGACCCGCTCCGGCAAGCTGCTGCGGCGTTCGATCCAGGCCCTGGCCGAACACCGCGATCCCGGCGATCTGTCGACCCTGGACGATCCCGGCGCGCTGGAGGAAGTGCGGCGCGCGCTGGAGCGCGGCGCCGACGCCGGCGGCTGAACGTCCGCGCGTCGGCGCGGTTCGTGCGGGTTCAGTCCCTTGACGGATTTTTCGCCGCCAGCGCGTTAGCATCGTGAATACGCGGAACCGTCCGCGGCCGATGCGAGCGAGGCATAACGCGCAATGACGGCAGAACAGGACAGCGCGCCGGGGTGGGACGCGATCGACCAGGCTCTGGCCCGGCTGTACACGCGCCAGCAACCGCTGCATTACGGCAGTCCGGTCGGCCCCGAGCTCGGCGGCGAACCCTTGCGCGGCATCAGCGCCTACAAGCGCATCACCCCGGTGCCGCACTGGCATCTGGTCAGCTACGGTTTCAGCGAGCTTTACGACAAGACCTCCGAAGACCCGGCGCTCAGCGGGTTCGGCTTCGAACTGACCTTCCGCGTCGCCGACCCCGAGGACAGCGAGCAGCCGCCGGCCTGGGCGCTGAACTTCCTGCAGAACCTGGCCCGCTACGTGTTCCAGAGCGGGCACGGTTTCCACGCCGGCCATTACCTGCACGCCAACGGTCCGATCGCCGCCGACACCGCCACCCATCTGCAGGCGGTGGCGTTCGCCCACGACCCGGAGCTGCCGCCGATCGACACGCCCAACGGCCTGCTCGAATTCCTGCAGGTGATCGGCCTGACCAGCGAGGAGGAATTCGCGCTCAAGCGCTGGTCGACGCTGAAGGTGCTGGACGTGTTCCAGGACTACCTGCCGTTGTGGGTGACCGACCTGGAGCGCGAGTCGCTGCTGGCCGATTCCGACATCGCCGCGCGCCTGGCCGCCGGGTCGGCCCACGAGGGCTCGAGCTCGGCGATGGTCTACACCGACCAGCTCGAATGGAGCCAGCGCAAGCGCCTGCTGCGCCAGCCGGCGACGCGGATCGTCATCGGCGCGCGCCAGGTCGGCGAACTGCTGGCCCTGCTGCCGCTGCGCTTGCCGTTCGGCAAGCCGTTCAGCCTGATCGGGCCGCAGGCGCGGATCGTGTTCGAGGCCGCGCCGCGCAACGGCGTCCAGGTCGTCGAGGGCGCGCTGCACCTGCGCCTGAACGAGGCCGCTTTGCGCAATATGGTCGCCTGCCTGCGCGCCCAGGAGGGCGAGTACCGGGTCGAGGGCGTGGAATTCCTCGAGATCCAGGTGCAGCGCAGCCAGATCCGCGACCGCGACGGCAACGTGGTGCAGACCATCGGCTAGCCACGGCCGGCGCCCCGGGGCAGGGGTGCCGGGCCGGCGCGACGGGGTAAAATGCCGGATCGCCCCGAACGGGCCCGCCGGAGTTTGCCGATGTCGTTCACCTCCGCAGGCGCGAAGTTCCGCGCCGCGCTCGCCGCCGAATCGCCGCTGCAGGTGATCGGCGCGATCAACGCCAACCACGCCCTGCTGGCCCAGCGCGCCGGCTACCGCGCGATCTACCTGTCCGGCGGCGGCGTCGCCGCCGGCTCGCTGGGCCTGCCGGACCTGGGCATCAACACGCTCGAGGACGTGCTGATCGACGTGCGCCGCATCACCGACGTCTGCGACCTGCCGCTGCTGGTCGACATCGACACCGGTTTCGGCCCCAGCGCGTTCAACATCGAGCGCACGGTCAAGTCGCTGATCAAGGCCGGCGCGGCCGCCTGCCACATCGAGGACCAGGTCGGCGCCAAGCGCTGCGGCCATCGTCCGGGCAAGGAAATCGTGACCGCCGGCGAGATGGCCGACCGGGTCAAGGCCGCGGCCGACGCCAAGACCGATCCTGACTTCTTCCTGATCGCGCGCACCGACGCCATCGCCGTCGACGGCGTCGACGCGGCGATCGAGCGCGCCATCGCCTGCGTCGAGGCCGGCGCCGACGGCATCTTCGCCGAGGCCGCCTACGACCTGGCGACCTATCGCCGCTTCGTCGACGCGGTCAAGGTGCCGGTGCTGGCCAACATCACCGAGTTCGGCCAGACCCCGCTGTTCTCGCGCGACGAACTGGCTTCGGCCGGGGTCGCGATCCAGCTGTTCCCGCTGTCGGCGTTCCGGGCCATGAACAAGGCCGCCGAGAACGTGTACGAGTCGATCCGCCGCGACGGCCACCAGAAGAACGTGGTCGACAGCATGCAGACCCGCGCCGAGCTGTACGACCGGATCGGCTACCACGCCTTCGAGAACAAGCTCGACGCGCTGTTCGCCAAGAAGGGCGGTTGAGATTTTTCTTCTCCCGTTCGCGGGAGGAGCCCGTTTTTCCTTCTCCCGCACTGCGGGAGAAGGCGGCCCGGAGCCTGCCCCTGCGCAGGCAGGGGGCCGGATGAGGGCGAGCGAAATTTCCAGCCAGCGACCGAGCCACAAGTCGCGCGCCCTCACCCTTGCCCTGTCCCATGCGTGGGACAGGGAATAAGGAAAAGACCACTTTTTATTGAGGAAGGACCATGAGCGAACCGCAATCGACCCTGCCCAAGCCCAAGAAATCGGTGGCCCTCAGCGGCACCGCCGCCGGCAAC includes:
- the prpE gene encoding propionate--CoA ligase; the protein is MRYQDFHRRSIEQPEAFWAEQAQAIHWHKPPQTILEYDRPPFRRWFAGGETNLCYNALDRHLEQRGDQLALVAISSETGQTRELSYRELHAEVNAFAAVLQSLDVGRGDRVVIYMPNMAEAVFAMLACARIGAVHSVVFGGFAAHNLALRIDDAAPKLLICADAGMRGGKVIPYKPLVDAACEEAQHPPPHVLVVSRGLDPEHRILAGRDLDYASLRARHDGAQVEVQWLESNEPSYLLYTSGTTGKPKGVQRDVGGYAVALALSMWSIYDIRAGQVMFSTSDVGWAVGHSYNVYGPLIAGATSVLYEGLPTHPDPGIWWRICERYGVRTMFSSPTGIRVLKKQDPAWLKKHDLSALQWLFLAGEPLDEPTAHWITDGIGKTIVDNYWQTETGWPVLSLMPGLDLQPVKFGSPGLPTPGYHLRVIDEATGRDVGPHEKGVLVIVPPLPPGCMTTVWNDDARFLSSYFGHFKELLYSSLDWAVRDEDGYTFILGRTDDVINVAGHRLGTREIEESVASHASVAEAAVIGVHDELKGQVPVVFATLKGGSGEDAGLAAAGMQRCVVEQLGAVARPARVYVVAALPKTRSGKLLRRSIQALAEHRDPGDLSTLDDPGALEEVRRALERGADAGG
- a CDS encoding TonB-dependent receptor — translated: MTRVFAPTLSAAICLALATLPAYAAPADAAADAAAVASADAGDADATTLDAVSVIGLGETRQVQRIKLADIERKVPGSSAQKVLNKLPGISVQSNDAYGANEESQTISLRGFSQRLLGYTLDGIPLGDNSYGNYNGLGISRALIGENLAGAELAAGVGALGTASTSNLGGTLQYYSADPDSEFGLRLAQTFGSDRTRRTYARLDTGEHGGFSMYLSGSLLSADMWSRPHDNQDQNQVNLKAVYQFGDGNRISAYFASAQTSQANYAYLSKALLARGADWDWNLYKPDWKRALAAAYCAPRPWPANQHRAGDPRCAFVAPAATIDDAYYASRALRTDHLGALAGEFNLGEGLSLKAQAYYHDDRGQGHWWSPGNYSYPNTAKAIPISIRSTNYGINRYGAMSSLVWEVGNHRIEGGVWYESNHHDVQRNFYFIDGPVNDDRFLNDPDRRLFFQKYRIHTRQAYLQDTIRLFDDRLTLDLGAKSTQVTMRARQVDPRAMEVPNATGQLETKDRFLPQFGVGYRLGDHQGELFAAYTENVAAFVGGGAGGPLAINQAAFDAQRSDLKPESSKTFEAGYRRVGETYQASLSVYKVRFDDRLLSLNPCSSIEAGTRPECITKFFNVGSVDSVGSELVFIWKPSDRFEWYNALSWNKSTYQDNYLDGGKVVQTRDKRVVDVPDKMLSSEITWRQGPWLASLSGKYTGKRYFTYTNDNGFGGATTFDASLRYRFDAMGPLRQWSIALHGSNLTDKRTASNLTAFSASDPQGKTYAFHANAPRQVFLTLDAQF
- the prpB gene encoding methylisocitrate lyase, translated to MSFTSAGAKFRAALAAESPLQVIGAINANHALLAQRAGYRAIYLSGGGVAAGSLGLPDLGINTLEDVLIDVRRITDVCDLPLLVDIDTGFGPSAFNIERTVKSLIKAGAAACHIEDQVGAKRCGHRPGKEIVTAGEMADRVKAAADAKTDPDFFLIARTDAIAVDGVDAAIERAIACVEAGADGIFAEAAYDLATYRRFVDAVKVPVLANITEFGQTPLFSRDELASAGVAIQLFPLSAFRAMNKAAENVYESIRRDGHQKNVVDSMQTRAELYDRIGYHAFENKLDALFAKKGG
- a CDS encoding suppressor of fused domain protein → MTAEQDSAPGWDAIDQALARLYTRQQPLHYGSPVGPELGGEPLRGISAYKRITPVPHWHLVSYGFSELYDKTSEDPALSGFGFELTFRVADPEDSEQPPAWALNFLQNLARYVFQSGHGFHAGHYLHANGPIAADTATHLQAVAFAHDPELPPIDTPNGLLEFLQVIGLTSEEEFALKRWSTLKVLDVFQDYLPLWVTDLERESLLADSDIAARLAAGSAHEGSSSAMVYTDQLEWSQRKRLLRQPATRIVIGARQVGELLALLPLRLPFGKPFSLIGPQARIVFEAAPRNGVQVVEGALHLRLNEAALRNMVACLRAQEGEYRVEGVEFLEIQVQRSQIRDRDGNVVQTIG